A genomic stretch from Melospiza georgiana isolate bMelGeo1 chromosome 27, bMelGeo1.pri, whole genome shotgun sequence includes:
- the BCL9L gene encoding B-cell CLL/lymphoma 9-like protein isoform X2 translates to MHPDNKLPSHGKAGSSSALAQHHNVSQAPTCNLGSKGVGAGSHGSKATQISPGNSGLKNSQNTVPNFSSLKGKVKRERSISVDSGEQREASTPSQDTESKGEVAPRSKRRCVLERKQPYSGDEWCSGPDSEEDDKPISSAHSCNVADPAMSTAPQLGPGSNPLPNLSESSASGVPHGAAPALRAEASGGGGGGTGKQPSQFVYVFTTQLANTAAEAVLQGRADSILAYHQQNVPRAKLDQAPPAPKVLGVAEPLPINPPAANTPQSQPLAPQASQPQPQPPPPQPPAPPPQAISQTPLPASSSLPQEGTSEDGRRDLTPNSLGNNSSNNQPGSNHPNTPTASASTMQPGQVDSSATPSSSLLGEGPGMAGNGQAGLGPRNTMNSEGLSKEQLEHRERSLQTLRDIERLLLRSGEAEPFLKSSQNAGEGGTAPQPQAAPAQPPAPPATIKKYEEPLQSMISQTQSLGGPSLEHEVPHHPGADMGQQMNMMMQRLNQDSLTPEQVAWRKLQEEYYEEKRRKEEQISIHGRPMQEIMIPQSMGSMMMRGPPPPYHSKPGEQWPPGMGSQLRGPIDVQDPLQLRGGPPFPGPRFPGNQMQRVSGFGGMQNMPLDALGPMNAMQRPVRPSMGWSDDMSPMGGPGNFPQGTLPYPPGQGDPERFMNPRAREEILRHQLMEKRPVAMQRPVGISNNSMSQGMEMERMMQAHRQMDPSMFAGQITSETLSSAPMGMDFAGTRGMLSPPMSQSGLRDMDTPMGPGNLNMNMNVNMNMNMNLNVQMTPQQQMMMSQKMRGPEMMTHQGMNPEELARVRAQNGNGSAILTGPQKMMIPSQFPNQGQQGFSTAQGSYPNLPQEMGSGSDMFSPEQGTMPVGSISGTTRLSHIPLPPVSNPTPTPGGNLANMHPAPSRGLGRRPSDLTININQMNSPSMGHLKSPTLSQVHSPLVTSPSASLKSPQTPSQMISMPPSNQSGPLKSPQVMSSSLNVRSPTGSPSRLKSPSMAVSSPGWVPSPKATMPSPGVNQSKQTLNMNSSASIGALEQGSLPSGPRSSSSAPASNTSSTMNPNMPFTSSPDPSPSQNPLSLMMSQMSKYAMPSSTPLYHNAIKTIATSDDELLPDRPMLPPGSVTGNQPNQLHLNSVGPGSAQSPMGMNLPGQQPLSHEPPPTSMMSSPNPLGSNIPMHPSGPGAGVPPQNPMMLPPGPQDSLNQQCGPVPNSSQMIPSNQLVFPRMQQPHNAMPSPAGGMPMAPSAGGGPGMQQHYPPGMPLPPEDLPSQQPGQMPPQQHMMGKNIPPRIGDPYPPVLPGVASVLNDPELSEVIRPTPTGIPEFDLSRIIPSEKPSSTLQYFPKSDSQAPKSQPSNLHLMNLQNMMAEQPPVRPGMNAPSLPGQQGVQRGLSMPLCHPGQVPMLGRTGIPPQQGMMGNSMHQGMMSPQQSLMAQQNFMLMQAKQRSMSVSGEMYAQTGHMMSPQGSLMGPPPQQNLMVTHQMRQRSVSLDSQMSYIPGPGNMANLPF, encoded by the exons ATGCACCCTGACAACAAACTGCCCAGCCATggcaaggcaggcagcagcagtgccctggcccAGCACCACAATGTGAGCCAAGCACCCACCTGCAACTTGGGCTCAAAGGGTGTGGGGGCAGGCAGCCATGGCAGCAAGGCCACTCAGATTTCCCCTGGCAACTCTGGACTGAAAAACAGCCAGAACACTGTCCCAAACTTCAGCTCCTTGAAGGGCAAGGTGAAGCGGGAACGAAGCATCTCGGTGGACTCCGGAGAACAGCGAGAAGCCAGCACCCCATCACAGGACACAGAATCAAAAG GTGAGGTGGCTCCCCGCAGTAAGCGACGGTGTGTGCTGGAAAGGAAGCAGCCATACAGCGGCGATGAATGGTGCTCTGGGCCGGACAGCGAGGAAGACGACAAACCCATCAGCAGTGCACACA gctgTAATGTAGCAGATCCTGCGATGTCCACGGCCCCACAGCTTGGCCCAGGGTCCAACCCGCTGCCTAACCTGAGCGAGAGCAGCGCTTCCGGCGTGCCCCATGGTGCTGCCCCTGCCTTGCGGGCAGAGGCTTCAGGAGGCGGAGGCGGCGGAACAGGGAAGCAGCCTTCACAGTTTGTTTACGTCTTTACAACGCAGCTTGCTAACAC agctgcagaagctgTCCTGCAGGGCCGAGCTGACTCCATTCTGGCCTACCATCAACAGAATGTCCCGCGGGCAAAGCTAGACCAG GCACCACCTGCTCCTAAAGTGCTGGGCGTTGCTGAGCCACTTCCAATTAACCCTCCTGCTGCCAATACTCCACAGTCCCAGCCACTGGCTCCTCAAGCAAGTCAACCgcagccacagcctcccccaccacagcctccagccccaccacctCAGGCCATCAGTCAAACACCTTTGCCTGCATCCAGCAGCCTGCCTCAGGAAGGGACAAGTGAAGATGGCCGGAGAGATCTGACTCCCAACTCTTTGGGGAACAATAGCAGCAACAACCAGCCTGGAAGTAACCATCCAAATACGCCCACTGCATCTGCCAGCACCATGCAGCCTGGGCAAGTGGACTCCTCTGCCacacccagctccagcctccttgGAGAGGGCCCAGGGATGGCGGGGAATGGGCAGGCAGGCCTGGGCCCCAGGAACACCATGAACTCAGAAGGGCTCTcaaaggagcagctggagcaccGAGAGCGTTCTCTGCAGACCCTGAGAGACATTGAGCGTCTGCTGCTGCGCAGCGGGGAGGCCGAGCCCTTCCTCAAATCCAGCCAAAATGCAGGTGAGGGAGGCACTGCCCCTCAGCCacaggctgcccctgcccagccccccGCGCCCCCTGCCACCATCAAGAAGTATGAAGAGCCTCTGCAGTCCATGATCTCCCAGACCCAGAGCCTTGGTGGGCCCAGCCTGGAACATGAGGTGCCTCACCACCCTGGTGCTGACATGGGCCAGCAGATGAACATGATGATGCAGCGGCTGAACCAGGACAGCCTGACACCAGAGCAAGTGGCCTGGAGGAAGTTGCAGGAAGAGTACTATGAGGAAAAGCGACGGAAAGAGGAGCAGATCAGCATCCATGGCCGGCCCATGCAAGAGATCATGATCCCTCAGTCGATGGGGAGCATGATGATGCGTGGGCCTCCACCACCCTACCACAGCAAGCCTGGAGAGCAGTGGccaccagggatgggcagccAGCTGCGGGGACCCATAGATGTGCAGGACCCTCTGCAGCTGCGGGGAGGGCCACCCTTCCCTGGCCCACGGTTCCCTGGGAATCAAATGCAGAGAGTCTCTGGCTTTGGAGGGATGCAGAACATGCCCTTGGATGCTCTTGGGCCCATGAATGCCATGCAGAGGCCAGTCAGGCCCAGCATGGGATGGAGCGATGATATGTCTCCTATGGGAGGCCCTGGGAACTTTCCACAAGGCACCTTGCCCTACCCACCAGGGCAAGGAGACCCAGAAAGGTTTATGAATCCCCGTGCAAGAGAGGAGATTCTGCGGCATCAGCTCATGGAGAAACGCCCAGTGGCAATGCAGAGGCCTGTGGGGATATCCAACAACTCCATGAGCCAGGGCATGGAAATGGAGAGGATGATGCAGGCTCACAGGCAGATGGATCCATCCATGTTTGCTGGGCAGATAACGAGTGAGACCCTGAGCAGTGCCCCAATGGGAATGGATTTTGCAGGCACTCGGGGGATGCTGAGCCCTCCTATGAGTCAGTCAGGCCTTCGGGACATGGACACACCCATGGGCCCTGGCAACCTCAACATGAACATGAATGTCAATATGAACATGAACATGAACCTCAATGTCCAgatgaccccacagcagcagatgatgATGTCCCAGAAGATGAGGGGCCCTGAAATGATGACCCACCAGGGCATGAACCCTGAGGAGCTGGCCAGGGTTAGGGCTCAGAATGGCAATGGCAGTGCAATACTAACAGGACCCCAGAAAATGATGATTCCCTCACAGTTCCCCAACCAAGGACAGCAAGGCTTCTCGACAGCACAAGGGTCTTATCCCAACCTGCCCCAGGAGATGGGCAGTGGCTCAGACATGTTtagccctgagcagggcaccATGCCTGTTGGGAGCATCAGTGGCACCACCAGACTCAGCCACATTCCTCTGCCTCCAGTCTCCAATCCCACTCCCACACCAGGGGGAAACCTGGCCAACATGCACCCAGCACCTTCCCGGGGGCTGGGCCGCCGGCCCTCTGACCTCACCATCAACATCAACCAGATGAATTCCCCCAGTATGGGTCACCTCAAGTCTCCCACACTTAGCCAGGTGCATTCGCCACTGGTCACCTCCCCATCTGCCAGTCTCAAGTCCCCACAGACACCCTCGCAGATGATCAGCATGCCACCTTCAAACCAGTCTGGACCCCTCAAGTCCCCCCAGGTGATGAGTTCTTCCCTCAACGTCCGGTCTCCAACTGGCTCACCAAGCCGCCTGAAGTCCCCTTCTATGGCTGTTTCTTCCCCTGGTTGGGTGCCATCTCCCAAAGCCACCATGCCCAGCCCAGGAGTCAACCAGAGCAAGCAGACTCTCAACATGAACTCATCTGCTTCCATCggagctctggagcagg GTTCTCTCCCTTCTGGGCCTCGGAGCAGCTCTTCTGCACCAGCCAGCAACACCTCTAGCACCATGAATCCAAACATGCCTTTTACTTCCTCTCCAGATCCATCCCCTTCCCAGAACCCCCTCTCACTGATGATGTCCCAGATGTCCAAGTATGCCATGCCCAGCTCCACACCACTGTACCACAATGCCATCAAAACCATCGCCACCTCTGATGATGAGCTGCTGCCAGACAGGCCTATGCTCCCACCTGGAA GCGTGACGGGGAATCAGCCAAATCAACTGCACTTGAACTCTGTGGGGCCTGGATCCGCTCAGAGCCCCATGGGAATGAACCTACCTGGTCAGCAGCCCCTTTCCCATGAACCACCCCCCACCTCTATGATGTCCTCCCCAAACCCTTTGGGCTCCAACATTCCTATGCATCCAAGTGGGCCAGGGGCGGGCGTGCCCCCCCAGAACCCCATGATGCTGCCCCCGGGTCCCCAGGACTCATTGAACCAGCAGTGTGGCCCTGTGCCCAACAGTTCACAGATGATTCCTTCCAACCAGCTCGTGTTCCCCCGCATGCAGCAGCCCCACAATGCCATGCCATCTCCTGCCGGAGGCATGCCCATGGCCCCCAGTGCAGGAGGTGGCCCTGGGATGCAGCAGCATTACCCGCCAGGGATGCCCTTGCCACCTGAGGaccttccctcccagcagcctggccagATGCCCCCTCAGCAGCACATGATGGGCAAGAACATCCCTCCTCGGATTGGTGATCCCTACCCGCCCGTGCTTCCTGGAGTGGCGTCGGTGCTGAACGACCCCGAGCTCAGCGAGGTCATCCGCCCCACGCCCACGGGGATCCCGGAGTTTGACCTGTCCAGGATCATCCCATCAGAGAAGCCAAGCAGCACCTTGCAGTATTTCCCCAAGAGCGACAGCCAGGCACCCAAATCTCAGCCTTCCAACCTTCACCTCATGAACCTGCAGAACATGATGGCTGAGCAGCCCCCCGTGCGTCCAGGTATGAATGCTCCCagcctccccgggcagcagggCGTGCAGAGGGGACTCAGCATGCCCTTGTGCCATCCTGGACAAGTGCCCATGCTGGGCAGGACAGGCATACCGCCCCAGCAAGGCATGATGGGCAATAGCATGCACCAGGGCATGATGTCTCCGCAGCAGAGCCTGATGGCCCAGCAGAATTTCATGCTGATGCAGGCCAAGCAGAGAAGCATGTCTGTGTCAGGGGAGATGTATGCCCAGACAGGACATATGATGTCACCTCAGGGCTCTCTCATGGGCCCCCCGCCTCAGCAGAACCTCATGGTCACACACCAGATGAGGCAGAGGAGTGTCTCCCTGGACAGCCAGATGAGTTATATCCCTGGGCCTGGGAACATGGCGAACTTGCCTTTTTAA
- the BCL9L gene encoding B-cell CLL/lymphoma 9-like protein isoform X1, producing MHPDNKLPSHGKAGSSSALAQHHNVSQAPTCNLGSKGVGAGSHGSKATQISPGNSGLKNSQNTVPNFSSLKGKVKRERSISVDSGEQREASTPSQDTESKGEVAPRSKRRCVLERKQPYSGDEWCSGPDSEEDDKPISSAHSCNVADPAMSTAPQLGPGSNPLPNLSESSASGVPHGAAPALRAEASGGGGGGTGKQPSQFVYVFTTQLANTAAEAVLQGRADSILAYHQQNVPRAKLDQAPPAPKVLGVAEPLPINPPAANTPQSQPLAPQASQPQPQPPPPQPPAPPPQAISQTPLPASSSLPQEGTSEDGRRDLTPNSLGNNSSNNQPGSNHPNTPTASASTMQPGQVDSSATPSSSLLGEGPGMAGNGQAGLGPRNTMNSEGLSKEQLEHRERSLQTLRDIERLLLRSGEAEPFLKSSQNAGEGGTAPQPQAAPAQPPAPPATIKKYEEPLQSMISQTQSLGGPSLEHEVPHHPGADMGQQMNMMMQRLNQDSLTPEQVAWRKLQEEYYEEKRRKEEQISIHGRPMQEIMIPQSMGSMMMRGPPPPYHSKPGEQWPPGMGSQLRGPIDVQDPLQLRGGPPFPGPRFPGNQMQRVSGFGGMQNMPLDALGPMNAMQRPVRPSMGWSDDMSPMGGPGNFPQGTLPYPPGQGDPERFMNPRAREEILRHQLMEKRPVAMQRPVGISNNSMSQGMEMERMMQAHRQMDPSMFAGQITSETLSSAPMGMDFAGTRGMLSPPMSQSGLRDMDTPMGPGNLNMNMNVNMNMNMNLNVQMTPQQQMMMSQKMRGPEMMTHQGMNPEELARVRAQNGNGSAILTGPQKMMIPSQFPNQGQQGFSTAQGSYPNLPQEMGSGSDMFSPEQGTMPVGSISGTTRLSHIPLPPVSNPTPTPGGNLANMHPAPSRGLGRRPSDLTININQMNSPSMGHLKSPTLSQVHSPLVTSPSASLKSPQTPSQMISMPPSNQSGPLKSPQVMSSSLNVRSPTGSPSRLKSPSMAVSSPGWVPSPKATMPSPGVNQSKQTLNMNSSASIGALEQGSLPSGPRSSSSAPASNTSSTMNPNMPFTSSPDPSPSQNPLSLMMSQMSKYAMPSSTPLYHNAIKTIATSDDELLPDRPMLPPGSMSGVTGNQPNQLHLNSVGPGSAQSPMGMNLPGQQPLSHEPPPTSMMSSPNPLGSNIPMHPSGPGAGVPPQNPMMLPPGPQDSLNQQCGPVPNSSQMIPSNQLVFPRMQQPHNAMPSPAGGMPMAPSAGGGPGMQQHYPPGMPLPPEDLPSQQPGQMPPQQHMMGKNIPPRIGDPYPPVLPGVASVLNDPELSEVIRPTPTGIPEFDLSRIIPSEKPSSTLQYFPKSDSQAPKSQPSNLHLMNLQNMMAEQPPVRPGMNAPSLPGQQGVQRGLSMPLCHPGQVPMLGRTGIPPQQGMMGNSMHQGMMSPQQSLMAQQNFMLMQAKQRSMSVSGEMYAQTGHMMSPQGSLMGPPPQQNLMVTHQMRQRSVSLDSQMSYIPGPGNMANLPF from the exons ATGCACCCTGACAACAAACTGCCCAGCCATggcaaggcaggcagcagcagtgccctggcccAGCACCACAATGTGAGCCAAGCACCCACCTGCAACTTGGGCTCAAAGGGTGTGGGGGCAGGCAGCCATGGCAGCAAGGCCACTCAGATTTCCCCTGGCAACTCTGGACTGAAAAACAGCCAGAACACTGTCCCAAACTTCAGCTCCTTGAAGGGCAAGGTGAAGCGGGAACGAAGCATCTCGGTGGACTCCGGAGAACAGCGAGAAGCCAGCACCCCATCACAGGACACAGAATCAAAAG GTGAGGTGGCTCCCCGCAGTAAGCGACGGTGTGTGCTGGAAAGGAAGCAGCCATACAGCGGCGATGAATGGTGCTCTGGGCCGGACAGCGAGGAAGACGACAAACCCATCAGCAGTGCACACA gctgTAATGTAGCAGATCCTGCGATGTCCACGGCCCCACAGCTTGGCCCAGGGTCCAACCCGCTGCCTAACCTGAGCGAGAGCAGCGCTTCCGGCGTGCCCCATGGTGCTGCCCCTGCCTTGCGGGCAGAGGCTTCAGGAGGCGGAGGCGGCGGAACAGGGAAGCAGCCTTCACAGTTTGTTTACGTCTTTACAACGCAGCTTGCTAACAC agctgcagaagctgTCCTGCAGGGCCGAGCTGACTCCATTCTGGCCTACCATCAACAGAATGTCCCGCGGGCAAAGCTAGACCAG GCACCACCTGCTCCTAAAGTGCTGGGCGTTGCTGAGCCACTTCCAATTAACCCTCCTGCTGCCAATACTCCACAGTCCCAGCCACTGGCTCCTCAAGCAAGTCAACCgcagccacagcctcccccaccacagcctccagccccaccacctCAGGCCATCAGTCAAACACCTTTGCCTGCATCCAGCAGCCTGCCTCAGGAAGGGACAAGTGAAGATGGCCGGAGAGATCTGACTCCCAACTCTTTGGGGAACAATAGCAGCAACAACCAGCCTGGAAGTAACCATCCAAATACGCCCACTGCATCTGCCAGCACCATGCAGCCTGGGCAAGTGGACTCCTCTGCCacacccagctccagcctccttgGAGAGGGCCCAGGGATGGCGGGGAATGGGCAGGCAGGCCTGGGCCCCAGGAACACCATGAACTCAGAAGGGCTCTcaaaggagcagctggagcaccGAGAGCGTTCTCTGCAGACCCTGAGAGACATTGAGCGTCTGCTGCTGCGCAGCGGGGAGGCCGAGCCCTTCCTCAAATCCAGCCAAAATGCAGGTGAGGGAGGCACTGCCCCTCAGCCacaggctgcccctgcccagccccccGCGCCCCCTGCCACCATCAAGAAGTATGAAGAGCCTCTGCAGTCCATGATCTCCCAGACCCAGAGCCTTGGTGGGCCCAGCCTGGAACATGAGGTGCCTCACCACCCTGGTGCTGACATGGGCCAGCAGATGAACATGATGATGCAGCGGCTGAACCAGGACAGCCTGACACCAGAGCAAGTGGCCTGGAGGAAGTTGCAGGAAGAGTACTATGAGGAAAAGCGACGGAAAGAGGAGCAGATCAGCATCCATGGCCGGCCCATGCAAGAGATCATGATCCCTCAGTCGATGGGGAGCATGATGATGCGTGGGCCTCCACCACCCTACCACAGCAAGCCTGGAGAGCAGTGGccaccagggatgggcagccAGCTGCGGGGACCCATAGATGTGCAGGACCCTCTGCAGCTGCGGGGAGGGCCACCCTTCCCTGGCCCACGGTTCCCTGGGAATCAAATGCAGAGAGTCTCTGGCTTTGGAGGGATGCAGAACATGCCCTTGGATGCTCTTGGGCCCATGAATGCCATGCAGAGGCCAGTCAGGCCCAGCATGGGATGGAGCGATGATATGTCTCCTATGGGAGGCCCTGGGAACTTTCCACAAGGCACCTTGCCCTACCCACCAGGGCAAGGAGACCCAGAAAGGTTTATGAATCCCCGTGCAAGAGAGGAGATTCTGCGGCATCAGCTCATGGAGAAACGCCCAGTGGCAATGCAGAGGCCTGTGGGGATATCCAACAACTCCATGAGCCAGGGCATGGAAATGGAGAGGATGATGCAGGCTCACAGGCAGATGGATCCATCCATGTTTGCTGGGCAGATAACGAGTGAGACCCTGAGCAGTGCCCCAATGGGAATGGATTTTGCAGGCACTCGGGGGATGCTGAGCCCTCCTATGAGTCAGTCAGGCCTTCGGGACATGGACACACCCATGGGCCCTGGCAACCTCAACATGAACATGAATGTCAATATGAACATGAACATGAACCTCAATGTCCAgatgaccccacagcagcagatgatgATGTCCCAGAAGATGAGGGGCCCTGAAATGATGACCCACCAGGGCATGAACCCTGAGGAGCTGGCCAGGGTTAGGGCTCAGAATGGCAATGGCAGTGCAATACTAACAGGACCCCAGAAAATGATGATTCCCTCACAGTTCCCCAACCAAGGACAGCAAGGCTTCTCGACAGCACAAGGGTCTTATCCCAACCTGCCCCAGGAGATGGGCAGTGGCTCAGACATGTTtagccctgagcagggcaccATGCCTGTTGGGAGCATCAGTGGCACCACCAGACTCAGCCACATTCCTCTGCCTCCAGTCTCCAATCCCACTCCCACACCAGGGGGAAACCTGGCCAACATGCACCCAGCACCTTCCCGGGGGCTGGGCCGCCGGCCCTCTGACCTCACCATCAACATCAACCAGATGAATTCCCCCAGTATGGGTCACCTCAAGTCTCCCACACTTAGCCAGGTGCATTCGCCACTGGTCACCTCCCCATCTGCCAGTCTCAAGTCCCCACAGACACCCTCGCAGATGATCAGCATGCCACCTTCAAACCAGTCTGGACCCCTCAAGTCCCCCCAGGTGATGAGTTCTTCCCTCAACGTCCGGTCTCCAACTGGCTCACCAAGCCGCCTGAAGTCCCCTTCTATGGCTGTTTCTTCCCCTGGTTGGGTGCCATCTCCCAAAGCCACCATGCCCAGCCCAGGAGTCAACCAGAGCAAGCAGACTCTCAACATGAACTCATCTGCTTCCATCggagctctggagcagg GTTCTCTCCCTTCTGGGCCTCGGAGCAGCTCTTCTGCACCAGCCAGCAACACCTCTAGCACCATGAATCCAAACATGCCTTTTACTTCCTCTCCAGATCCATCCCCTTCCCAGAACCCCCTCTCACTGATGATGTCCCAGATGTCCAAGTATGCCATGCCCAGCTCCACACCACTGTACCACAATGCCATCAAAACCATCGCCACCTCTGATGATGAGCTGCTGCCAGACAGGCCTATGCTCCCACCTGGAAGTATGTCAG GCGTGACGGGGAATCAGCCAAATCAACTGCACTTGAACTCTGTGGGGCCTGGATCCGCTCAGAGCCCCATGGGAATGAACCTACCTGGTCAGCAGCCCCTTTCCCATGAACCACCCCCCACCTCTATGATGTCCTCCCCAAACCCTTTGGGCTCCAACATTCCTATGCATCCAAGTGGGCCAGGGGCGGGCGTGCCCCCCCAGAACCCCATGATGCTGCCCCCGGGTCCCCAGGACTCATTGAACCAGCAGTGTGGCCCTGTGCCCAACAGTTCACAGATGATTCCTTCCAACCAGCTCGTGTTCCCCCGCATGCAGCAGCCCCACAATGCCATGCCATCTCCTGCCGGAGGCATGCCCATGGCCCCCAGTGCAGGAGGTGGCCCTGGGATGCAGCAGCATTACCCGCCAGGGATGCCCTTGCCACCTGAGGaccttccctcccagcagcctggccagATGCCCCCTCAGCAGCACATGATGGGCAAGAACATCCCTCCTCGGATTGGTGATCCCTACCCGCCCGTGCTTCCTGGAGTGGCGTCGGTGCTGAACGACCCCGAGCTCAGCGAGGTCATCCGCCCCACGCCCACGGGGATCCCGGAGTTTGACCTGTCCAGGATCATCCCATCAGAGAAGCCAAGCAGCACCTTGCAGTATTTCCCCAAGAGCGACAGCCAGGCACCCAAATCTCAGCCTTCCAACCTTCACCTCATGAACCTGCAGAACATGATGGCTGAGCAGCCCCCCGTGCGTCCAGGTATGAATGCTCCCagcctccccgggcagcagggCGTGCAGAGGGGACTCAGCATGCCCTTGTGCCATCCTGGACAAGTGCCCATGCTGGGCAGGACAGGCATACCGCCCCAGCAAGGCATGATGGGCAATAGCATGCACCAGGGCATGATGTCTCCGCAGCAGAGCCTGATGGCCCAGCAGAATTTCATGCTGATGCAGGCCAAGCAGAGAAGCATGTCTGTGTCAGGGGAGATGTATGCCCAGACAGGACATATGATGTCACCTCAGGGCTCTCTCATGGGCCCCCCGCCTCAGCAGAACCTCATGGTCACACACCAGATGAGGCAGAGGAGTGTCTCCCTGGACAGCCAGATGAGTTATATCCCTGGGCCTGGGAACATGGCGAACTTGCCTTTTTAA